The proteins below come from a single Parachlamydiales bacterium genomic window:
- the rplC gene encoding 50S ribosomal protein L3, producing MALKLKGKKRGMTQLFDDKGTLMPCTVIELEPNVIAQIKTKENDGYIALQLGFDKITTKDPRTLSRRLNKPQLGHYAKNSIAPRRNLHETRVEKTEDYSVGQELGVDLFADIAFVDVTAVSKGKGYQGVMKLHGYAGGPASHGSGFHRHAGSTGMRSTPGRCLKGGKRASHMGSEQVTVQNIQVVKVDKENNLIIVKGQVPGPRNGLISIAPAIKKRTERKKKAA from the coding sequence ATGGCGCTCAAACTTAAAGGAAAAAAGCGAGGAATGACTCAGCTTTTTGACGATAAAGGCACTTTAATGCCTTGCACAGTGATAGAACTCGAGCCAAACGTCATCGCTCAAATCAAAACTAAAGAAAATGACGGTTACATAGCTCTTCAACTAGGTTTCGACAAAATCACTACTAAAGATCCACGTACACTTAGCCGCCGCCTTAACAAGCCGCAGTTAGGACACTACGCAAAAAACAGCATTGCTCCTCGTCGCAATCTGCATGAAACACGCGTTGAAAAAACCGAAGACTACTCCGTAGGACAAGAACTCGGCGTCGACCTATTCGCAGATATAGCTTTCGTTGACGTAACTGCTGTCTCGAAAGGTAAAGGTTACCAAGGGGTAATGAAGCTTCACGGTTATGCAGGCGGTCCCGCTTCGCACGGCTCCGGCTTCCACCGTCATGCCGGTTCTACAGGTATGCGCAGTACTCCCGGTCGTTGCTTGAAAGGGGGCAAACGCGCTAGCCACATGGGTAGTGAACAAGTGACAGTGCAAAATATACAAGTCGTAAAAGTAGATAAAGAAAATAACCTTATCATCGTCAAAGGGCAAGTTCCCGGACCACGCAATGGACTAATATCCATAGCGCCTGCAATTAAAAAACGCACTGAGCGTAAAAAGAAAGCAGCGTAA
- the lpxA gene encoding acyl-ACP--UDP-N-acetylglucosamine O-acyltransferase has protein sequence MHNNQIHPTAYVEDGATLGKNVTIEPFAVVKKNVILHDNVIIKSFAYIDGYTEVGEGTVIYPSASIGTKTQDKKYRGEKTYVKIGKRCEIREFVTVNSSCGEESQVVIGDDVLIMAYSHVAHDCVIGNKVILTNNASLAGHVTIEENAIIGGMTGIHQHVRIGRHAMIGGMSRITHDIPPYLIGAGIPFKFGGINLVGLKRHNFPIETRQLLSDAFHLLYRSDMKFQEALEYIKNNMEQTPEIVHFYTFCKETSRGLMNDQTKSESESLGAPLAGAGKA, from the coding sequence ATGCATAATAATCAAATACATCCTACAGCCTATGTTGAAGATGGGGCCACTCTCGGAAAAAATGTGACTATCGAGCCCTTCGCTGTAGTAAAGAAAAATGTCATCCTTCATGATAATGTCATCATCAAATCGTTTGCCTACATTGATGGCTATACCGAAGTCGGAGAAGGGACAGTTATCTATCCGTCCGCCTCTATCGGTACCAAAACACAAGACAAAAAATACCGTGGTGAAAAAACCTATGTTAAGATCGGCAAAAGATGCGAAATCCGCGAATTTGTCACTGTTAACTCCTCCTGCGGTGAAGAATCACAAGTTGTCATAGGAGACGACGTTCTCATTATGGCTTATAGTCACGTAGCGCACGACTGTGTTATCGGCAATAAGGTTATCCTGACAAACAACGCTTCATTAGCAGGCCACGTTACTATCGAAGAAAACGCCATCATAGGCGGAATGACCGGTATACACCAGCATGTCCGCATCGGACGCCACGCCATGATCGGCGGTATGAGCCGTATTACTCATGATATTCCTCCTTATCTTATTGGTGCCGGCATCCCCTTTAAATTCGGCGGAATCAACCTTGTTGGCTTAAAGCGCCACAATTTCCCCATCGAAACTCGCCAGCTGCTGAGCGATGCGTTCCATCTACTCTACCGCTCCGATATGAAATTTCAAGAAGCTCTCGAGTATATTAAGAATAATATGGAGCAAACTCCGGAAATCGTCCATTTCTATACTTTCTGCAAGGAAACGAGCAGGGGACTAATGAACGATCAGACCAAGAGTGAAAGCGAATCCTTAGGCGCTCCTTTAGCCGGAGCAGGAAAAGCATGA
- the fabZ gene encoding 3-hydroxyacyl-ACP dehydratase FabZ, with product MVTAHSQLDLKEILKILPHRYPFLLVDRIIDIDLEKGIIIGQKNVTINEAFFQGHFPGAPIMPGVLILEALAQAGGIMVHLKSDQKDKIALLLNIGNAKFRKPVLPGDILRLRCEILQLSTRGGKVKAIATVEDKIAVEAEIGFVLIQPDQIGS from the coding sequence ATGGTCACAGCGCATTCGCAACTTGATCTGAAGGAAATTCTTAAGATCTTGCCTCATCGCTACCCTTTTCTGCTCGTCGACAGGATTATTGACATTGACCTCGAAAAGGGGATCATTATAGGTCAAAAAAATGTCACTATAAATGAAGCTTTTTTTCAAGGGCACTTTCCCGGTGCTCCTATCATGCCCGGTGTTTTAATTCTTGAAGCGTTAGCACAAGCCGGAGGGATTATGGTTCATTTGAAAAGTGACCAAAAGGATAAAATCGCCCTTCTGTTAAATATTGGCAATGCAAAATTCCGCAAACCGGTCCTACCTGGGGATATTCTTAGGCTACGCTGTGAGATCCTGCAACTAAGCACCCGAGGCGGTAAGGTTAAAGCTATCGCGACCGTAGAAGATAAGATTGCAGTGGAAGCAGAAATAGGTTTTGTACTCATACAGCCCGACCAGATTGGCTCTTAA
- the rsmA gene encoding 16S rRNA (adenine(1518)-N(6)/adenine(1519)-N(6))-dimethyltransferase RsmA yields the protein MPIYRPTELKQFLDSLSTGPKKHLSQNFLIDGNILRKIVTTAKVQKGDVVLEIGPGPGALTECLMEAGARVIAVEKDPILSNALSRLTSLGDLQIFTDDIMKFDMLKHVPPNAKVIANLPYHLTSPILGLLMPHKEIFSSVHVMVQDEVAKRMTSVHGSYEYSALTVFLNYYGKPSYSFKVGRNCFYPAPKVDSAVVSIDLLTPQADIDRETFFFLVHQAFNQRRKMLRASLKETLDSQLVEDALFKIGLPTTSRPENLSIDHWKAFYKILEIPLASAPKREPHG from the coding sequence ATGCCCATATATCGTCCTACAGAGTTAAAACAGTTTTTAGATAGCCTTAGTACAGGGCCTAAAAAACACCTTTCACAGAATTTCTTGATCGACGGCAATATCCTGCGTAAAATCGTAACGACGGCGAAGGTTCAAAAAGGCGATGTTGTACTTGAAATCGGACCAGGTCCGGGTGCTCTCACCGAATGCCTTATGGAAGCCGGAGCACGTGTCATTGCAGTTGAAAAAGATCCCATCCTTTCCAATGCTTTGAGTAGATTAACTTCATTGGGCGATTTGCAGATCTTTACAGATGATATCATGAAATTTGACATGCTTAAACATGTTCCGCCTAATGCCAAAGTGATTGCCAATCTGCCTTATCATTTGACCTCCCCTATCCTTGGGCTTCTGATGCCGCATAAGGAAATCTTTTCTTCAGTGCATGTTATGGTACAAGACGAGGTGGCCAAACGTATGACCTCCGTACACGGATCTTATGAATATAGCGCTTTGACAGTATTTTTGAATTATTATGGAAAACCTTCCTACAGCTTTAAAGTAGGCAGGAACTGTTTTTATCCCGCCCCTAAAGTAGATTCTGCTGTCGTTTCCATTGACCTCTTAACTCCCCAGGCGGATATAGATAGAGAGACATTTTTCTTTCTTGTCCACCAAGCATTCAATCAACGTCGAAAAATGCTGAGAGCGTCACTAAAGGAAACCTTAGATAGTCAGCTCGTAGAGGATGCCCTCTTCAAGATCGGTTTGCCCACTACATCCAGACCGGAGAATTTATCTATTGATCATTGGAAAGCTTTTTACAAAATTTTAGAAATTCCTTTAGCGTCTGCCCCTAAGCGTGAACCCCACGGTTAA
- a CDS encoding peptidylprolyl isomerase yields the protein MKKAIFALFTAVSCILSPTLVEALPDSSVLSSSKNPTHVHYHNIVLAKVNNKAVTLYDVVKKLDMVFYRQFPQFKDLIEAKYQFYTINWKYVMNDLVEKELVLADGEENNIKVTTGEIRQELETLFGPNIVANLDELGLTYDEAWNMVKGDLTIRRVMSARINPKAIRAMTPQAVRKAYEAHAAENILPEKWTYRVISFRDKDTTNSAEAANLAHYLLTDGQVPFNDLVAELTKRGLQKGTNVSISEEFSHTPKEVSELYRGSLISLEQGTYSVPIAQKSKAGGGAVVRLFYMKEKKPAGAEPLDKVEVTLKEKIFSQVSGVETEAYFTKLRKNFSVQTYINADEYQPFTLQ from the coding sequence ATGAAAAAAGCTATTTTCGCACTATTTACCGCCGTATCGTGTATACTTTCTCCTACCCTTGTAGAGGCTCTGCCCGACTCCAGCGTACTTTCATCTTCGAAAAACCCTACGCACGTTCACTACCACAATATTGTGTTGGCTAAGGTCAATAACAAAGCCGTCACCCTATATGATGTGGTAAAAAAACTAGACATGGTTTTTTATCGCCAGTTTCCCCAATTCAAAGATCTTATCGAAGCGAAATACCAGTTTTACACAATCAACTGGAAATACGTTATGAATGACTTGGTGGAAAAAGAACTGGTCCTAGCCGATGGGGAAGAAAACAATATCAAAGTAACGACCGGTGAGATCCGCCAAGAATTAGAAACCCTTTTTGGACCTAATATTGTTGCGAATCTGGATGAGCTAGGCTTAACATATGATGAAGCTTGGAACATGGTCAAAGGCGATCTCACTATCCGCAGAGTCATGTCAGCACGTATCAATCCCAAAGCAATACGCGCCATGACACCACAAGCGGTGAGAAAAGCTTACGAAGCGCATGCCGCTGAAAACATCCTCCCTGAGAAATGGACTTACCGTGTCATCTCTTTCCGTGATAAAGATACGACTAACTCCGCTGAAGCAGCCAACTTGGCTCACTACCTCCTGACCGATGGACAAGTTCCCTTCAATGACCTTGTGGCTGAACTTACCAAAAGAGGCCTTCAAAAAGGGACGAACGTCAGCATTTCAGAGGAGTTCTCACATACACCTAAAGAAGTATCCGAACTTTATAGAGGCAGTCTGATCTCCCTTGAACAAGGAACTTACTCTGTACCTATTGCACAAAAAAGCAAAGCCGGCGGAGGTGCAGTTGTACGCCTATTCTATATGAAAGAAAAGAAACCTGCCGGAGCAGAGCCTCTCGATAAAGTAGAAGTTACCTTGAAGGAAAAAATCTTTTCTCAAGTATCCGGCGTTGAAACAGAAGCCTATTTCACTAAACTACGCAAAAACTTCTCCGTCCAAACATATATTAACGCGGATGAGTACCAGCCGTTCACTTTACAATAG
- a CDS encoding RsmB/NOP family class I SAM-dependent RNA methyltransferase, whose protein sequence is MEKLPFRDFHLLHLLEDYSNFDRPLDVAICRYFRANKSLGSKDRYEISESAYALVRWAGLLEALYPKAGWRTWLKALREGCLQNPPATLPAHTKVSFPKELFDRIVHSLGEKEAVRICHVCNTPAPTYVRANTIKISRDELLQRWADKYEVSPAKVSPEGIIFNKKIHFFSIDEFKEGLFEVQDEASQLISGLVNATPGNLVMDFCAGAGGKALAIAPRLQGKGQLYLHDIREHALTEAKIRFKRAGAQNVQFLADTSPALTKLKKKMDWVLADVPCSGTGTLRRNPDMKWRYDDELLQRLLGQQRMIFEKALSYLKPDGSIVYATCSLLDEENEMQVEHFLKTYGLKLVGEPFKSIPSFKGMDGFFGAVMKQQ, encoded by the coding sequence ATGGAAAAATTACCTTTCAGAGATTTTCATCTTTTACATCTTTTAGAAGATTATTCAAATTTCGACCGTCCGTTGGACGTGGCCATTTGCCGCTATTTTCGCGCAAATAAATCATTGGGTTCTAAGGACCGCTATGAAATATCCGAATCAGCTTACGCTCTTGTCCGATGGGCGGGGTTATTAGAAGCCCTATACCCCAAAGCAGGGTGGAGAACATGGTTGAAAGCTTTAAGAGAAGGCTGCTTACAAAATCCGCCGGCAACTCTTCCTGCCCATACGAAAGTAAGTTTCCCTAAAGAACTTTTTGACCGTATCGTTCATTCCCTAGGTGAAAAAGAAGCTGTACGTATTTGCCATGTATGCAACACCCCGGCCCCTACCTATGTTCGCGCCAATACCATTAAAATTTCTAGGGATGAACTTCTGCAGCGTTGGGCAGATAAATATGAGGTGTCTCCTGCTAAAGTTAGCCCTGAAGGGATCATCTTCAATAAAAAAATCCATTTTTTTAGCATCGATGAATTTAAAGAAGGACTATTTGAAGTCCAGGACGAAGCCAGCCAGCTTATTTCAGGACTTGTAAACGCTACTCCCGGTAACCTAGTAATGGATTTCTGCGCAGGCGCCGGCGGCAAAGCCTTAGCGATAGCTCCCCGACTTCAGGGTAAAGGCCAATTATATCTACACGACATTCGCGAACATGCTTTGACAGAAGCTAAAATCCGCTTTAAACGTGCAGGAGCTCAAAACGTCCAATTTTTAGCAGATACCTCACCAGCCCTCACTAAGCTAAAAAAGAAAATGGATTGGGTATTAGCAGATGTTCCATGCAGCGGCACCGGCACTTTACGCCGTAATCCTGATATGAAATGGCGTTATGACGACGAGCTATTACAACGCCTGTTAGGCCAGCAAAGAATGATTTTTGAAAAAGCTCTCAGCTACCTAAAGCCTGATGGTTCAATAGTTTATGCTACGTGCAGTCTCCTAGACGAAGAGAATGAAATGCAAGTTGAGCATTTCCTCAAGACCTATGGATTGAAACTAGTGGGTGAGCCTTTTAAATCTATCCCCTCCTTCAAAGGAATGGACGGATTTTTTGGCGCTGTCATGAAACAACAGTAA
- a CDS encoding collagen-like protein, with the protein MKKIYFFACALAFFATSFISIEAKNSLPSTLINVLEDPGPPGPPGPTGPPGSEGLTGPRGLRGIPGVSGPTGGTGPQGATGPQGTQGFSGIPGPQGTPGESNIPGPQGPQGEPGPQGIQGQPGTDGSQGAPGPQGPQGQTTLEAYTSFYKTTNDSVSSFQPIIFDQLGASKGDIIYNMEDGSIHIPETGDYAIAYTVVGNSTNVIAAGILLNGQTVVVNSRVKSNVAENSYVTITNNIINSFTGGDVIQLINLGENTLVFDNTGALLPTINASIAIVKLD; encoded by the coding sequence ATGAAAAAAATCTATTTTTTTGCTTGTGCCTTAGCATTTTTCGCTACATCTTTTATTTCCATAGAAGCCAAAAATTCGCTCCCAAGCACATTAATCAATGTACTTGAAGACCCTGGCCCTCCCGGCCCTCCTGGCCCAACAGGTCCTCCAGGTTCAGAAGGACTTACAGGTCCGCGCGGCCTTAGAGGAATTCCTGGTGTGTCAGGACCTACAGGTGGAACAGGCCCTCAGGGTGCTACTGGACCGCAAGGAACTCAAGGATTCTCCGGCATTCCGGGTCCTCAGGGTACACCTGGTGAAAGCAACATCCCGGGACCCCAGGGCCCACAAGGAGAACCTGGCCCTCAAGGGATCCAAGGTCAGCCTGGAACGGATGGATCGCAAGGTGCGCCAGGCCCACAAGGTCCTCAGGGTCAAACAACATTAGAAGCCTACACATCTTTCTATAAAACAACTAATGATTCTGTCAGTTCCTTCCAACCCATTATTTTTGATCAGTTAGGTGCTAGCAAGGGTGATATCATCTATAATATGGAAGATGGAAGTATCCACATTCCGGAAACAGGTGATTACGCCATCGCTTATACAGTCGTAGGGAATTCCACTAACGTAATTGCAGCAGGAATTTTGCTGAATGGACAAACTGTTGTAGTGAACAGTAGAGTCAAGTCTAATGTGGCTGAAAATAGTTATGTCACAATTACGAACAATATTATTAACAGCTTTACTGGGGGGGATGTTATCCAACTCATTAATCTGGGGGAAAATACTTTGGTATTTGATAATACCGGTGCTTTACTACCTACAATAAATGCATCCATCGCAATTGTTAAGCTGGATTAG
- the lpxC gene encoding UDP-3-O-acyl-N-acetylglucosamine deacetylase, with the protein MDKVLIAPTRNQKTLAHSIDYTGIGLHTGETVDLKIIPAPENTGIIFNRSDIPGSASIPALIPSVCDTSDRCTVLGNAQAKIYTVEHLMAALFANQIDNAIIELSNIEPPVGNGSSDVFVELIEKAGVCEQKSPKMSLIVKEPVYFNTGDITLVALPAPQYKISYTLHYPRVAALKSQYNSFDITPEIFNRELSPCRTFCLYEEISFLMDKGLIKGGSLDNAVVVKGEAYLSKNGLFFPDEPVRHKILDIVGDLSLIGYDIQAHIIAVKAGHAANYGLAKELHNLIQTKATHGHSAFAT; encoded by the coding sequence GTGGATAAAGTTCTCATTGCACCTACGCGCAACCAAAAAACGCTCGCCCACTCTATAGACTATACGGGTATCGGTTTACATACCGGAGAAACAGTAGATTTAAAAATTATTCCTGCACCTGAAAATACAGGGATCATTTTTAACCGTTCCGATATCCCTGGCTCAGCCTCTATACCTGCTTTGATCCCTTCCGTATGCGATACATCGGATCGCTGTACTGTTCTTGGGAACGCCCAAGCAAAGATATATACAGTAGAGCATCTAATGGCAGCCCTTTTTGCCAATCAAATTGATAATGCCATTATAGAATTATCTAATATTGAGCCCCCGGTAGGGAATGGCAGTTCCGACGTTTTTGTGGAACTCATTGAAAAGGCAGGAGTTTGTGAGCAGAAATCCCCCAAAATGTCTTTAATAGTCAAAGAACCAGTGTATTTTAACACGGGTGATATCACTCTTGTAGCACTTCCGGCCCCTCAGTACAAAATTAGCTATACATTACACTATCCCCGCGTAGCGGCACTCAAGAGTCAATATAATTCATTCGACATCACACCTGAAATTTTCAATCGCGAACTTTCTCCTTGCAGGACATTTTGTCTATATGAGGAAATATCCTTCCTTATGGATAAGGGTCTCATTAAAGGGGGAAGTTTAGATAACGCAGTCGTGGTAAAAGGCGAGGCTTATTTAAGCAAAAACGGACTATTCTTTCCGGATGAGCCTGTTCGGCATAAAATCCTAGATATCGTAGGCGACTTGTCTCTTATAGGATACGATATTCAAGCACATATCATCGCTGTAAAAGCGGGTCATGCCGCAAATTATGGCCTAGCAAAAGAGCTTCATAACTTAATTCAAACAAAGGCAACTCATGGTCACAGCGCATTCGCAACTTGA
- the lnt gene encoding apolipoprotein N-acyltransferase: MRTLGLLLLGWIVCAFGQPPFSSWLALIAGAGGYACILKALLDVQDPKKRFFVGAGWFAAVQAVQFFWFLSHPFLYIYAVYVFIISIYALQFGLLSLYVTPNYLRKRWIVLAIPSFWFVMEWSRLFIFSGVSFNPLGLALSANIYSLQMASVVGVMGLSFWVLLTAVLLARQNYYLWSIAAVFPFLFGAVHLQYHSNNELNVPTMNALLVQTAFPVEESLEFHSTKAFLDFVLGEWDQILKITSPHKDESFDVVALPEMVVPFGAYMLAYPYEKAIGLFRNTYGNDVLAYLPLPNPPFGDEGYVNNAFFVQSLSNIFRAPVLSGMEDIDYLPNGERVLFSAALLFSPLGRDQEPRIERYEKRILVPMGEYIPFAAVAELARSYGITGSFTPGQEAKVMQCGRFTIAPSICYDETFGALTKDGCAKGAQVLINVTNDAWFPAITRQHMEHARLRTVEGGIPLLRACNTGVTCAMDSFGKTISELGEGHSNPAELSASLSVKVPVYNYTTFYSHGGDLPLLIFSIMMSAFLLTRIRFI; the protein is encoded by the coding sequence ATGAGAACACTGGGTCTTTTGCTTTTAGGCTGGATTGTTTGCGCTTTTGGGCAGCCACCTTTTAGTTCCTGGCTGGCACTGATTGCAGGTGCCGGAGGGTATGCTTGTATATTGAAAGCATTACTGGATGTCCAAGACCCGAAGAAACGTTTTTTTGTAGGAGCCGGCTGGTTTGCTGCTGTTCAAGCTGTCCAGTTTTTCTGGTTCCTTTCCCATCCTTTTCTCTATATTTATGCAGTCTATGTTTTTATCATCTCCATCTATGCGCTTCAATTTGGTCTTTTAAGCTTATATGTTACACCTAACTATCTACGTAAAAGATGGATAGTTCTGGCAATACCCTCGTTTTGGTTTGTTATGGAGTGGAGCAGACTATTTATATTCTCCGGCGTATCCTTTAACCCACTAGGATTGGCGCTTTCCGCAAACATCTATTCCTTGCAGATGGCCTCGGTCGTAGGTGTGATGGGACTATCTTTTTGGGTATTGCTTACAGCAGTATTGCTCGCTCGCCAAAACTACTATCTATGGAGCATCGCAGCAGTTTTTCCGTTCTTGTTTGGCGCTGTACATCTCCAATACCACTCCAATAATGAACTGAATGTACCGACAATGAACGCCCTTTTGGTCCAGACTGCGTTCCCCGTGGAAGAAAGTTTGGAGTTTCATAGTACCAAAGCCTTTTTAGATTTCGTGTTAGGGGAATGGGATCAGATCCTTAAAATCACTTCTCCTCATAAGGACGAAAGCTTTGATGTGGTAGCCTTGCCGGAAATGGTAGTGCCTTTCGGGGCATATATGCTTGCATACCCCTATGAAAAAGCCATCGGTTTATTCCGAAACACCTATGGAAATGATGTCCTTGCCTATCTACCCTTGCCTAATCCGCCTTTTGGTGATGAGGGGTATGTGAACAATGCTTTTTTTGTGCAAAGCCTATCTAACATTTTTAGAGCGCCTGTGCTCTCCGGAATGGAAGATATTGATTATCTTCCCAATGGCGAAAGGGTGCTCTTCAGCGCAGCACTCCTATTTTCTCCCTTGGGCAGGGATCAAGAACCACGTATAGAAAGATATGAAAAACGCATTCTCGTTCCAATGGGTGAATATATACCTTTTGCAGCTGTGGCAGAACTGGCACGTTCCTACGGTATTACAGGCTCTTTTACCCCTGGGCAAGAGGCTAAGGTCATGCAATGCGGTCGCTTCACTATCGCGCCTTCGATTTGCTACGATGAAACATTTGGGGCATTAACTAAGGATGGATGTGCAAAAGGTGCTCAAGTACTTATCAATGTTACTAACGACGCGTGGTTTCCTGCAATTACCCGTCAGCACATGGAACATGCCCGTTTGCGTACGGTGGAGGGTGGGATTCCTTTATTACGCGCCTGTAATACGGGGGTGACTTGTGCTATGGATAGTTTTGGGAAGACAATCTCAGAATTGGGTGAGGGGCACTCTAATCCTGCAGAGCTTTCTGCTTCACTCTCAGTAAAAGTGCCTGTCTATAACTATACCACCTTCTATTCTCATGGGGGAGATTTGCCATTGCTTATCTTTTCTATAATGATGAGCGCTTTTCTTTTAACTAGAATTCGATTTATTTAA
- the rplD gene encoding 50S ribosomal protein L4, with the protein MATLKKYSIDGRQLGDIKCNETLANAEAHGQMIKDYIVALRANARQWSANTKTRAEVNHTTKKPTAQKGTGGARHGNLVGPQFRGGGRVFGPKPKFDQHIRINKKERRAVIRALLADKIRENKIVVIENFSMDEPKTSSVVKFLKSLEMPRRTLFLAESTTHEIPTEDGSVKIHVHNDKHLNFSLSARNIPGVKFQVANTISGYDVAVAHTIVLTENALREIEEWLCA; encoded by the coding sequence GTGGCAACTCTAAAAAAATATTCCATCGATGGCCGCCAATTGGGCGATATCAAATGCAACGAGACTCTCGCCAATGCAGAAGCTCATGGCCAAATGATAAAGGATTACATTGTAGCCCTGCGTGCCAATGCCCGTCAATGGTCTGCAAATACAAAGACCCGCGCAGAAGTTAACCACACGACAAAAAAACCCACTGCCCAAAAAGGCACAGGGGGAGCACGTCACGGTAACCTCGTTGGTCCACAATTCCGCGGTGGTGGTCGTGTGTTCGGTCCTAAACCAAAGTTTGACCAGCACATCCGTATCAACAAGAAAGAAAGACGCGCAGTAATTCGCGCTCTTCTAGCCGATAAAATTCGCGAGAACAAAATCGTCGTCATAGAAAACTTCTCAATGGATGAGCCTAAAACTAGTTCCGTTGTTAAGTTTCTAAAATCGCTCGAGATGCCACGCCGTACACTATTCCTCGCCGAAAGCACAACGCACGAAATCCCCACAGAAGATGGCTCAGTCAAGATTCACGTCCATAATGATAAACACTTAAACTTTTCCCTTAGCGCACGCAACATCCCAGGAGTAAAGTTCCAAGTGGCTAACACTATCAGTGGTTATGACGTCGCCGTTGCTCATACAATCGTGCTGACAGAAAATGCCCTGCGCGAAATTGAAGAGTGGCTGTGCGCTTAA
- the rplW gene encoding 50S ribosomal protein L23: MNKKTPYDIVKKRYITEKSTMLSSLKDKESNPSLRRFTLPKYVFLVDTKANKIEIARAVEEIYAHLNVKVVAVNTINVKGKARRVRGRLGTTSSYKKAIVTLEKDDVLESV, encoded by the coding sequence ATGAATAAAAAGACCCCTTACGATATCGTCAAAAAACGATATATAACAGAAAAGAGCACAATGCTCAGCTCTTTGAAAGACAAAGAAAGCAACCCGTCCTTGCGCCGTTTTACACTGCCCAAGTACGTTTTTCTTGTTGACACAAAGGCAAATAAAATTGAAATTGCACGCGCTGTAGAAGAGATCTACGCCCACCTTAATGTAAAAGTGGTCGCAGTGAACACCATCAACGTCAAAGGCAAAGCACGCCGTGTTCGCGGACGCTTAGGGACTACCTCTTCTTACAAAAAGGCCATCGTCACCCTAGAAAAAGACGATGTGCTGGAGAGCGTTTAA
- the fmt gene encoding methionyl-tRNA formyltransferase codes for MKKLRIVFFGTPDFAAQTLEYLIAQGLEIAAVVSKPDKAQGRSKEPQPTPVKQVALSHNLLLLQPDKVSAPEPSAQLQSLNADLFVVVAYGEIIKQHLLDMPSLGCINIHASLLPKYRGAAPIQRAIMAGERYSGITIMHMVKQMDAGDIIATEKVEITPEMTYGELAQRLCYVGEKLVVQTIEALARHNASRTVQDHSQATLAPKIELEDSEIHWNLPAQEIHDLVRGTNPEPGAWCKITHKDVIKRLRIFKTRVHEASGVPGSILEWGPKRVIVACKEHSIEIIQLQLEGKKVMQADELTRGMPQSAFHFAMP; via the coding sequence ATGAAAAAGCTGAGAATAGTTTTTTTTGGAACGCCTGATTTTGCCGCACAGACTCTCGAATACCTTATAGCGCAAGGTCTCGAAATTGCTGCGGTTGTATCTAAGCCCGACAAGGCCCAAGGGCGCTCCAAAGAACCTCAGCCTACTCCCGTAAAACAGGTTGCCCTCTCACATAATCTGTTGCTTCTACAACCCGATAAGGTTTCTGCACCCGAGCCTTCAGCCCAGCTGCAAAGCCTTAATGCAGATTTATTTGTGGTCGTTGCCTATGGCGAAATCATCAAGCAGCATTTACTAGATATGCCTTCTCTTGGATGCATAAACATCCATGCAAGCCTGCTTCCAAAATACCGGGGCGCAGCACCGATCCAACGTGCGATTATGGCCGGTGAAAGATATTCCGGAATCACCATCATGCACATGGTCAAACAAATGGATGCAGGGGATATCATTGCTACCGAGAAGGTGGAGATAACTCCTGAGATGACCTATGGTGAACTTGCCCAACGGCTTTGCTATGTAGGGGAAAAACTCGTTGTACAAACGATAGAAGCACTTGCCCGCCATAATGCGAGCCGCACAGTGCAAGACCACTCCCAAGCTACCCTGGCTCCGAAAATAGAATTGGAAGATTCTGAAATCCATTGGAACCTTCCTGCCCAAGAAATCCATGATCTTGTCCGCGGAACCAATCCGGAACCAGGGGCTTGGTGCAAAATTACCCATAAGGATGTCATTAAAAGGCTGCGTATCTTCAAAACACGCGTCCATGAGGCTTCAGGGGTTCCCGGGTCTATCCTTGAATGGGGTCCCAAACGAGTTATCGTTGCCTGCAAAGAACATTCGATCGAGATCATACAACTTCAACTTGAAGGTAAAAAGGTTATGCAAGCGGATGAATTAACTCGCGGCATGCCCCAAAGCGCTTTTCATTTTGCTATGCCCTAG